A genomic stretch from Campylobacter lari subsp. concheus includes:
- a CDS encoding lysophospholipid acyltransferase family protein: MAKSFKINLLAFGIFLLQWLIFLTCRKVYLGQKLPKRSCVILFWHGRLALMPFAYRKMGIKGKRAYVMISHHKDGEIIARNIAFFGLDTLRGSTSKGALALLKQSFKILDQGDDVIITPDGPRGPYHSVSDGSVMIALKKNTPLFLLNYEASSFWEFKSWDKMILPKPFSKITYRLSEEIKIQNLNLEEAKVLIKEKFDMISQIDKG; this comes from the coding sequence ATGGCGAAATCCTTTAAGATTAATCTTTTAGCTTTTGGAATTTTTTTACTACAATGGCTGATTTTTCTAACTTGTAGAAAGGTTTATTTAGGGCAAAAGCTTCCAAAAAGATCATGTGTAATACTTTTTTGGCATGGGCGTCTTGCTCTAATGCCTTTTGCATATCGTAAAATGGGTATTAAAGGAAAAAGAGCCTATGTGATGATTTCACATCATAAAGATGGAGAAATCATTGCTAGGAATATTGCTTTTTTTGGTTTGGATACTTTAAGAGGTAGTACAAGTAAAGGTGCTTTGGCTTTATTAAAACAATCTTTTAAAATTTTAGACCAAGGCGATGATGTGATTATTACTCCAGATGGACCAAGAGGACCTTATCATAGTGTTTCAGACGGTTCTGTGATGATAGCTTTGAAAAAAAATACTCCACTTTTTTTGCTAAATTATGAAGCAAGTTCTTTTTGGGAATTTAAAAGTTGGGATAAAATGATCTTACCTAAACCTTTTTCTAAGATTACTTATAGACTAAGTGAAGAAATCAAAATACAAAATTTAAATTTAGAAGAAGCTAAAGTATTGATAAAAGAAAAATTTGATATGATAAGTCAAATAGACAAAGGATAA
- the nusA gene encoding transcription termination factor NusA: MEKITDIIESIANEKNLQIEDVRERVKKALINTAKKIYGDKYEFFVDSGKNLQLYQKIIVVADNDERLENENEHFIALSKARAEAKDVEIGDELTYECSLENLGRTAVNILHKELEYNIQKLLEEKIYEKYQKMVGHMVFGSVVRVDSEENTYVEIDEFRAYLPRKNRIKGEKFKVGDVIKSVIRHVYIDKSGMRMELSRTSPKFLEALLKAEVPEIKDGLINIYASARIPGERAKIILQANSPSVDAVGATVGIKGVRINAVSKELKNENIDCIEYSNEIAILITRSLAPAIINSVSIEDKKAIVTLNSEQKSKAIGKSGINIRLASMLLGYEIELNEVNNEDKTSNQEEAFKNLKALFGEN, encoded by the coding sequence ATGGAAAAAATCACAGATATAATTGAATCCATTGCTAATGAGAAAAATTTACAAATAGAAGATGTCAGAGAAAGAGTTAAAAAAGCACTTATTAATACTGCTAAGAAAATTTACGGCGATAAGTATGAATTTTTTGTTGATTCAGGTAAAAATTTGCAACTTTATCAAAAAATCATCGTAGTAGCTGATAATGATGAAAGATTAGAAAATGAAAATGAGCATTTTATTGCTTTAAGTAAAGCAAGAGCTGAAGCTAAAGATGTAGAAATTGGTGATGAGCTAACTTATGAATGTTCTTTGGAAAATTTAGGCCGCACCGCTGTAAATATCTTACATAAAGAATTAGAGTACAATATACAAAAACTCTTAGAAGAAAAAATCTATGAAAAATACCAAAAAATGGTAGGACATATGGTTTTTGGTAGCGTCGTAAGAGTAGATAGTGAAGAAAACACTTATGTGGAAATTGATGAGTTTCGTGCATATTTACCTAGAAAAAACCGTATCAAAGGTGAAAAATTTAAAGTAGGCGATGTGATTAAATCTGTTATTAGACATGTATATATTGATAAATCAGGCATGAGAATGGAGCTTAGTAGAACTAGCCCTAAATTTTTAGAAGCTTTATTAAAAGCTGAAGTTCCTGAAATCAAAGATGGTCTTATAAATATTTATGCAAGTGCAAGAATTCCGGGCGAGAGAGCAAAAATCATCTTACAAGCTAATAGCCCAAGTGTTGATGCAGTAGGAGCAACCGTAGGTATAAAAGGAGTCAGAATCAATGCTGTAAGCAAAGAATTAAAAAATGAAAATATTGACTGTATTGAGTATTCTAATGAAATAGCAATTTTAATCACTAGAAGCTTAGCTCCAGCCATTATAAACTCAGTTAGTATTGAAGATAAAAAAGCTATTGTAACGCTAAATAGTGAGCAAAAAAGTAAAGCCATAGGAAAAAGTGGTATTAATATACGTTTAGCTAGCATGCTTCTTGGATATGAAATAGAACTTAATGAAGTAAATAATGAAGATAAAACTAGCAACCAAGAAGAAGCATTTAAAAACCTTAAAGCTTTATTTGGAGAAAATTAA
- a CDS encoding HP0268 family nuclease, whose amino-acid sequence MDLKIARTSVDEKPKSISLESIEKAVDKEGQKFFYFDKDNAHKQLIALVEHFEKKGKCVYHRTIKYGLDDTDFMYEVHIL is encoded by the coding sequence ATGGATTTAAAAATAGCAAGAACCTCTGTTGATGAAAAGCCAAAAAGTATAAGTTTAGAAAGTATTGAAAAGGCTGTGGATAAAGAAGGTCAAAAATTTTTCTATTTTGATAAAGATAATGCACATAAGCAATTAATTGCTTTAGTAGAGCATTTTGAAAAAAAAGGAAAATGTGTTTATCATAGAACGATCAAATATGGTTTAGATGATACAGATTTTATGTATGAGGTACACATTCTTTGA
- the miaB gene encoding tRNA (N6-isopentenyl adenosine(37)-C2)-methylthiotransferase MiaB, which produces MSKKLFIQTLGCAMNVRDSEHMIAELKEKENYELTQDAKEADLILINTCSVREKPVHKLFSEVGSFEKIKKNGAKIGVCGCTASHLGDEIFKRAPNVDFVLGARNVSKITKAVNTPKFLGNDIDFDESNYAFADFRNSLYKTYINISIGCDKHCTYCIVPHTRGDEISIPFEIIKNEALKAVSKGAKEIFLLGQNVNNYGKRFSNAHEKINFSDLLERLSEIEGLERIRFTSPHPLHMDDRFLEVFSKNPKVCKSMHMPLQSGSSEILKAMKRGYTKEWYLDRALKLRSMCKEVSISTDVIVAFPGESDKDFEDTMDVLEKVRFEQMFSFKYSKRPLTKAATMPNQIPDDIASKRLSILQARHTEILDEIVAKQKDKEFEVLFEELRNEGFVAGRSDNNFLIQVKGSEELLGQMKKVKITNPRRMVLNGEIL; this is translated from the coding sequence TTGAGTAAAAAACTTTTTATACAAACTTTAGGTTGTGCTATGAATGTGAGAGATTCAGAGCATATGATAGCCGAACTTAAAGAAAAAGAAAATTACGAATTAACTCAAGATGCAAAAGAAGCAGATTTGATTTTAATCAATACTTGCTCGGTGCGTGAAAAGCCTGTACATAAGCTTTTTTCAGAAGTTGGAAGTTTTGAAAAAATCAAAAAAAATGGAGCTAAGATAGGAGTTTGCGGTTGCACTGCTTCGCATTTAGGAGATGAAATTTTTAAGCGCGCTCCTAATGTGGATTTTGTTTTGGGTGCTAGAAATGTTTCTAAAATCACAAAGGCTGTAAATACTCCAAAATTTTTAGGTAATGATATAGATTTTGATGAGAGTAATTATGCTTTTGCAGATTTTAGAAATAGCCTTTATAAAACCTATATTAATATTTCTATAGGTTGTGATAAACATTGTACTTATTGTATAGTGCCTCATACAAGAGGGGATGAAATTTCTATACCTTTTGAGATTATTAAAAATGAAGCATTAAAAGCTGTTTCTAAAGGTGCTAAAGAGATTTTTTTACTAGGACAAAATGTTAATAATTATGGTAAAAGATTTTCTAATGCACATGAAAAGATTAATTTTTCAGATCTTTTGGAAAGACTAAGTGAAATTGAAGGTTTAGAGCGTATCCGTTTTACAAGCCCACATCCATTACATATGGATGATAGATTTTTAGAGGTTTTTTCTAAAAATCCTAAAGTATGTAAGTCTATGCATATGCCTTTACAGAGCGGTTCAAGTGAAATTTTAAAGGCTATGAAACGCGGTTATACTAAAGAGTGGTATTTGGATAGGGCATTGAAACTTCGTTCTATGTGTAAAGAAGTGAGTATTTCCACTGATGTGATTGTAGCTTTCCCAGGTGAGAGCGATAAAGACTTTGAAGATACTATGGATGTGCTTGAAAAAGTGCGTTTTGAGCAAATGTTTTCTTTTAAATACTCTAAAAGACCACTAACTAAAGCTGCAACTATGCCAAATCAAATTCCTGATGATATAGCTTCAAAACGCTTGAGTATTTTACAAGCTAGACATACAGAAATTTTAGATGAAATTGTTGCAAAACAAAAAGATAAAGAATTTGAAGTTTTATTTGAAGAATTAAGAAATGAAGGTTTTGTAGCAGGTAGAAGTGATAATAACTTTTTGATTCAAGTTAAAGGTAGTGAAGAGTTATTAGGACAAATGAAAAAAGTAAAAATCACCAATCCTAGGCGTATGGTGTTAAATGGCGAAATCCTTTAA
- a CDS encoding membrane lipoprotein lipid attachment site-containing protein — protein sequence MKKILLFFSIILFLSACTGNQKTYYISMPNFKSTFEEYNHTNTNNPKVKINDVEIIKSTFYSSYFEQSTLNQRINKSLELLKKQLLEDSKALLQSKGYIIDNENPDYAFNIVINASLYEDKVTRNSSLGGDSVESSFMIILEAQSHLNNLHQEDTFQSATSSAKLNDPIILNYPIKGQASIESFRQVYSAVPTQVNETLAASALEIDKVFVAFYKEITSSLKTSIKEIKEETKTQENSEVQDVKQDDKKEEKITPYQNNEVIIFE from the coding sequence ATGAAAAAAATACTATTATTTTTTAGCATAATTTTATTTTTAAGTGCTTGTACTGGTAATCAAAAAACTTATTATATTTCTATGCCAAATTTTAAAAGTACTTTTGAAGAATACAACCACACAAACACTAACAACCCTAAAGTTAAAATCAATGATGTAGAAATTATAAAAAGTACTTTTTATAGTTCATATTTTGAGCAATCTACTCTAAATCAAAGAATTAATAAAAGTTTAGAATTACTCAAAAAACAACTTTTAGAAGATAGCAAAGCATTGCTTCAAAGTAAAGGGTATATTATAGATAATGAAAATCCTGATTATGCTTTTAATATAGTCATCAATGCTAGTTTATATGAAGATAAGGTTACAAGAAATTCAAGTCTTGGAGGCGATAGTGTGGAATCTTCTTTTATGATCATTTTAGAAGCTCAAAGTCATTTAAATAATTTACACCAAGAAGATACCTTCCAAAGTGCAACAAGCTCGGCAAAATTAAACGATCCTATTATTTTAAATTATCCTATAAAAGGACAAGCAAGCATAGAAAGTTTTAGACAAGTTTATAGCGCTGTTCCAACTCAAGTTAATGAAACTCTTGCAGCTAGTGCTTTAGAAATTGATAAAGTTTTTGTTGCTTTTTATAAAGAAATCACATCTAGTTTAAAAACTAGTATAAAAGAAATCAAAGAAGAAACAAAAACACAAGAAAACTCAGAAGTTCAAGATGTAAAACAAGATGATAAAAAAGAAGAAAAAATTACTCCTTATCAAAATAATGAAGTAATTATTTTTGAATAG